CTGATGCCACAGAATGAGCGGATCAGCCTCGCGCAGTTTGCGAGGCTTCCCGTAGTTGTTGCTGCGACTTCAGTCGCCGGTGACCGGCTGCGCGCGGAACCTTCTATTCAGGCGGGCCGCCCACACCGTCGTTGCCGCTGCACGAGCGGTTGCAGGCCGAAGGATCTATACGTGAGGCTGCACGTGCGCCGGCTTACACGATCGATCCCGAAGCTGGTATGAGCTCTCCGCGGCTCCGAGTCTCCACGCGAGATCGAGGGATGCCGTCCGTGCATGCCACGCCCGCTCCCGCCACCGATCGCCTTCCATGAGCCCCGGGTCTCCGTGTCTCCGCGCGGGAAAAGGATGCTTCCGTGGGAACGGTTTGTGCTACCGGGCACTTGGAACGCCCGCGTCAGGTGAACGGGCGTTTGATGGAGACGGCCCGGATTCCCTGAAGCCAGACTGACGACGACGTTCGGGCCGCGGCACCCACCGGTGCGCGGCCACGGGACGCCGTACACCCGAGATCCGTGATCACCGAGACCCCCAGCCTTCACCCGGCCGGCGCCGGCGCGCCCCCCCACCCTCCCGGCCCCGACGCCGCGGACGGGCTGGCCCTGCGCGCCAACAAGCTCGACCTGCTGGAGCGCCTGGCCGACGACCTGGCCCACGAGATCAAGAACCCGCTGCACTCCATGGTCATCAACCTGGAGGTGCTCAAGCGCCGCGTGGCCCGCGCCGACGCGGCCGAAGAGGTGCAGCGCTACATCGGCGTGCTGGCGGGCGAGCTGGAGCGGGTGAACCGGCGCATCGAGCTGCTGCTGCGCCTGTCGCGCCCCGGGCGCGGCGCCGAGAACACCACGCTGAACGAGCTGGCCGAGGAGGTGATGGAGCTCATCCAGCTCGAGGCGCGCCACCACGACATCCAGGTGGAGTACCGCCCCGAGGGGGGGATGGCGCGCGTGCACGTGCCCCGTGAGCCCAGCCGCCAGGTGATCCTGAACCTGGTGCTCGAGGTCATGGACCGCATGCAGCGCGGCGGC
The DNA window shown above is from Longimicrobium sp. and carries:
- a CDS encoding histidine kinase dimerization/phospho-acceptor domain-containing protein gives rise to the protein MITETPSLHPAGAGAPPHPPGPDAADGLALRANKLDLLERLADDLAHEIKNPLHSMVINLEVLKRRVARADAAEEVQRYIGVLAGELERVNRRIELLLRLSRPGRGAENTTLNELAEEVMELIQLEARHHDIQVEYRPEGGMARVHVPREPSRQVILNLVLEVMDRMQRGGTLCISVAEENGESRLALADSGRVVAALCGDPSPRMAAAHALAEAVGGRVEAREAAGAPALVFALPLANKS